The Christiangramia salexigens genome includes the window TATATTCTTATTCTTCAAATTCTGCACGGAGAACAGACATTACGTCTTTAATAGTTTCCTCCTCGAGATCGGTACGGCGAACAAGATCATCAACATCCTGCTCCAGAACACTTTTTGCCGTATCAAGCCCTATTTTCGAAAATTCGGCGATCACCCAATCTTCGATCTCATCTGTAAATTCTTTCAATTCAACATCTTCCTCAACACCTTCACGATACACATCTATCTCATAACCGGTTAATTGCCCGGCCAGTCTGATATTGTGTCCACCGCGACCAATAGCTTTAGAAACCTCTTCAGGCTTCAGCATAACCTCAGCCGTTTTAGCTTCTTCATTCATCTTAATGGAAGTTATCTTCGCCGGGCTCAATGCACGGGTGATAAATAACTGCTCATTATTAGTGAAATTGATCACGTCAATATTTTCGTTTCCAAGTTCCCTCACAATACTGTGAATCCTGGATCCCTTCATACCAACACAAGCCCCAACAGGATCAATTCTGTCATCATAGGAGTCTACAGCCACTTTGGCTTTCTCTCCAGGTACACGAACAACCTTCTTGATAGTAATAAGTCCGTCGAACACTTCCGGGATCTCCTGCTCGAATAATTTCTCAAGGAAACCAGGCGCTGTTCTGGACATTATGATTGTAGGCTTATTACCTTTTAACTCGACGCTTTCAATGATCCCTCTCACATTCTCTCCTTTTCTGAAGAAATCTGATGGAATCTGACGGTCTTTAGGAAGCACAATCTCATTACCTTCATCATCCAGAAGTATAATGGCCCTGTGTCTTATATGATGAACTTCAGCAGTATAAATCTCTCCTTCAAGATCTTTAAA containing:
- the nusA gene encoding transcription termination factor NusA, whose protein sequence is MENIALIESFSEFKDDKLIDRVTLMAILEDVFRNALKKKYGEDDNFDIIVNPDKGDLEIWRNRIVVADGEVEDSNREISLTQARKIEPDFEVGEDVSEEVKLVDLGRRAILALRQNLISKIHEHDNTNIYKHFKDLEGEIYTAEVHHIRHRAIILLDDEGNEIVLPKDRQIPSDFFRKGENVRGIIESVELKGNKPTIIMSRTAPGFLEKLFEQEIPEVFDGLITIKKVVRVPGEKAKVAVDSYDDRIDPVGACVGMKGSRIHSIVRELGNENIDVINFTNNEQLFITRALSPAKITSIKMNEEAKTAEVMLKPEEVSKAIGRGGHNIRLAGQLTGYEIDVYREGVEEDVELKEFTDEIEDWVIAEFSKIGLDTAKSVLEQDVDDLVRRTDLEEETIKDVMSVLRAEFEE